A single genomic interval of Lysobacter avium harbors:
- a CDS encoding flavohemoglobin expression-modulating QEGLA motif protein, whose protein sequence is MTTARTEPDIVHHAALDVRMVQAARGIKVLTLASWPAKHGASFLADHARGVTRLPHVDYPQHDFREARAELAAIAREADASHPLGQYLIDATASWDTAARLCEALGTAAVSDLSQQLYGSVDGPLPGNGPSARVAAQHFIAIADQFDHELASPAEQVEISATALQLQLQRDLDDYFNERLIEVVLDPDLIAKAAAGATRIRLRTSAAFTDYDRQQLLQHEAFVHSLSALNGREQPVLGSLALASPRATATQEGMATFAEQITGNIDIARMKRLSLRIEAIACALDGADFIEVFRLFLDAGQSPHEGFASAQRVFRGVPTTGGHAFTKDTVYLRGLIGVHTFFRWALRRQQLCLCRWLFAGKMTLGDVQRLAPMFESGVLVPPRWLPSWVARANGLGGMLAFSLFANQIRLDTIDDTDFADI, encoded by the coding sequence ATGACTACGGCGAGGACTGAGCCCGACATCGTCCATCACGCCGCGCTGGATGTGCGCATGGTGCAGGCCGCACGCGGGATCAAGGTGCTGACGCTGGCCAGTTGGCCGGCCAAGCACGGCGCGAGCTTCCTCGCCGACCATGCCCGCGGCGTGACCCGGCTGCCGCATGTGGACTACCCGCAACACGACTTCCGCGAGGCGCGCGCCGAGTTGGCCGCGATTGCGCGCGAAGCGGACGCCAGCCACCCGCTCGGCCAATACCTGATCGACGCGACCGCCAGCTGGGATACCGCTGCCCGCCTGTGCGAAGCCCTGGGCACGGCCGCGGTCAGTGACCTATCGCAACAGCTCTACGGCAGCGTGGACGGCCCGCTGCCCGGCAACGGCCCCAGCGCCCGCGTGGCGGCGCAGCACTTCATCGCGATCGCCGACCAGTTCGACCATGAGCTGGCCTCCCCCGCCGAGCAGGTGGAGATTTCCGCCACCGCCCTGCAACTGCAGCTGCAGCGCGATCTGGACGACTACTTCAACGAGCGGTTGATCGAGGTGGTGCTCGACCCGGACCTGATCGCCAAGGCCGCGGCCGGCGCGACCCGGATCCGCCTGCGCACCAGCGCCGCCTTCACCGACTACGACCGCCAGCAACTGCTGCAGCACGAAGCCTTCGTCCACTCGCTCAGCGCCCTCAACGGCCGCGAGCAACCGGTGCTGGGCAGCCTCGCGCTGGCGTCGCCGCGCGCGACCGCGACCCAGGAAGGCATGGCGACCTTCGCCGAACAGATCACCGGCAACATCGACATCGCGCGCATGAAGCGCCTGAGCCTGCGCATCGAGGCCATCGCCTGCGCCCTGGACGGCGCGGATTTCATCGAGGTATTCCGGCTGTTCCTGGACGCCGGCCAGAGTCCGCACGAGGGATTCGCCTCCGCCCAGCGCGTGTTCCGCGGCGTGCCGACCACCGGTGGCCACGCCTTCACCAAGGACACCGTCTACCTGCGCGGCCTGATCGGCGTGCACACGTTCTTCCGCTGGGCCCTGCGCCGGCAGCAACTGTGCCTGTGCCGCTGGCTGTTCGCCGGCAAGATGACACTGGGGGACGTGCAGCGGCTCGCGCCCATGTTTGAATCCGGCGTGCTGGTGCCCCCGCGCTGGTTGCCCAGTTGGGTGGCGCGGGCGAATGGACTGGGTGGAATGCTTGCGTTCTCGCTGTTCGCGAATCAGATCCGGCTGGATACGATCGACGATACGGATTTTGCGGATATTTAG
- a CDS encoding class I SAM-dependent methyltransferase, producing the protein MAVTGAPLSADQARAIAGAFAPERGFRQHWDYHYSLAKLRSDPLYPGVCAALRGSTQPLLDLGCGLGLLAHALRADSIALAYRGVDNDAGKILGATRAAGRRSLDNVTFECLDLAAALPRHRGSVAILDVLQFLSPDAQQRTLDAALAMLVPGARLVIRTGLDDGSRRARITRGVDVFSRAIGWMNAGPRSYPDPDELRLRFDAAGLTSSFTPLYGNTPFNNWLVVATAPGDEAA; encoded by the coding sequence ATGGCCGTCACTGGCGCGCCCCTCTCGGCTGACCAGGCGCGCGCGATCGCGGGTGCATTCGCCCCGGAACGTGGCTTCCGCCAGCACTGGGACTACCACTACAGCCTGGCCAAGCTGCGCAGCGACCCGTTGTATCCGGGTGTCTGCGCGGCACTGCGCGGCAGCACGCAGCCGTTGCTGGACCTGGGGTGCGGGCTGGGCCTGCTCGCCCATGCGCTGCGCGCGGACAGCATCGCGCTGGCGTACCGCGGCGTGGACAACGACGCCGGCAAGATCCTCGGCGCAACCCGGGCCGCGGGTCGGCGGAGCCTCGACAACGTGACTTTCGAATGTCTGGACCTGGCCGCCGCACTTCCCCGCCACCGGGGCAGCGTGGCCATCCTGGATGTCCTGCAGTTCCTTTCGCCTGACGCCCAGCAGCGGACCCTGGATGCCGCCCTCGCCATGCTCGTCCCCGGCGCGCGGCTGGTGATCCGTACGGGACTGGATGACGGCAGCCGGCGCGCCCGCATTACCCGCGGCGTGGACGTGTTTTCCCGTGCGATCGGCTGGATGAATGCCGGGCCGCGCTCCTATCCGGATCCAGACGAGCTGCGCCTACGCTTCGACGCCGCGGGGCTGACCTCCAGTTTCACCCCGCTGTACGGCAACACGCCGTTCAACAACTGGCTGGTGGTCGCCACCGCTCCGGGCGACGAAGCCGCGTAG
- the rsgA gene encoding ribosome small subunit-dependent GTPase A — protein MNDNHALQAIGWPLDEHGRPAVAAWREMLEDFPTAYPARVVEQHRTGYVVAVGPEEGVAVESPPHWQRAPSYKKGATPTEQRAGVGDWVLVEPAPEDAIVTKDQIVALLPRRTAIKRGAAGEHYKQQLIAANVDTVFVVCGLDSDFNPRRIERYLLLISGSGAVPVVVLTKLDQADDVPGSLEALIDLAAQDVPVRAVNALDPDSVASLNPWLRPGTTAVLVGSSGAGKSTLTNTLVGSERMKTGAVRESDERGRHTTTHRALIPLESGACLIDTPGMRELKPTGEEDVAENFSDIDALGANCRFRDCRHASEPGCAIRAAIEDGKLDPRRFANYVKLQDEVAGAADKLAERQTQHAAATTNGTAAPPASARPTRKPVEKAPGKPSRQRPRIDDDYGED, from the coding sequence ATGAACGATAACCACGCCCTGCAGGCGATCGGTTGGCCTTTGGACGAGCACGGCCGGCCCGCCGTCGCAGCGTGGCGCGAAATGCTGGAGGATTTCCCCACCGCATACCCCGCGCGGGTGGTGGAACAGCACCGCACGGGTTACGTGGTTGCGGTTGGGCCTGAGGAAGGCGTCGCCGTCGAATCGCCGCCGCACTGGCAGCGCGCGCCCAGCTACAAAAAGGGAGCTACCCCGACCGAGCAGCGCGCCGGCGTCGGCGACTGGGTGCTGGTGGAGCCCGCGCCCGAGGATGCGATCGTCACCAAGGACCAGATCGTCGCCCTGCTGCCCCGGCGCACCGCGATCAAGCGTGGCGCCGCCGGCGAGCACTACAAACAGCAGTTGATCGCCGCCAACGTGGACACGGTGTTTGTGGTGTGCGGGCTGGACTCGGACTTCAACCCGCGCCGGATCGAGCGCTACCTGCTGCTGATCAGCGGCAGCGGCGCCGTCCCCGTGGTGGTGCTGACCAAGCTCGACCAGGCCGATGACGTGCCCGGCTCTCTGGAGGCGCTGATCGACCTGGCCGCGCAGGACGTACCTGTGCGCGCGGTCAACGCGCTCGACCCCGACAGCGTCGCCAGCCTCAACCCGTGGCTGCGGCCGGGCACGACCGCCGTGCTGGTGGGCAGTTCCGGCGCCGGCAAATCGACCCTGACCAACACCCTGGTCGGCAGCGAACGCATGAAGACCGGCGCGGTGCGCGAGAGCGACGAGCGCGGCCGCCACACCACCACCCATCGCGCGCTGATCCCGCTGGAAAGTGGCGCCTGCCTGATCGATACCCCCGGCATGCGCGAGCTCAAGCCGACCGGCGAGGAGGACGTGGCCGAGAACTTCAGCGACATCGATGCGTTGGGGGCGAACTGCCGGTTCCGCGACTGCCGCCACGCCAGCGAGCCGGGCTGCGCGATCCGCGCTGCGATCGAGGACGGCAAGCTGGACCCGCGCCGCTTCGCCAACTACGTGAAGTTGCAGGACGAAGTCGCCGGCGCCGCCGACAAGCTGGCCGAGCGGCAGACCCAGCATGCCGCCGCGACAACCAATGGAACCGCTGCGCCACCCGCGTCCGCCCGCCCGACGCGCAAGCCGGTGGAGAAAGCACCCGGAAAACCGTCGCGGCAACGACCGCGGATCGACGATGACTACGGCGAGGACTGA
- a CDS encoding tetratricopeptide repeat protein, whose protein sequence is MTDSRKNIEAFQHAISMLKFGSVDLAVKKLELLSKEGDGHADGVLGLIYEFGAGDIHPNISKALLFYEESVVKSSSADSWMAIGRITLSGPEMVRDYSRAFECFSFLAENSNCASAWLALGNINFQGLGRRRNLDTAEACFLNAVAFGNLLGYPGLARVALSRGRIVESLKYRIIGALKAVREPDGSDALKQWAI, encoded by the coding sequence TTGACTGATTCACGTAAAAACATCGAGGCTTTTCAGCATGCTATTTCTATGCTGAAATTCGGCAGCGTTGACTTGGCGGTTAAAAAGTTGGAATTGCTGTCTAAAGAAGGGGATGGGCACGCTGACGGTGTTCTAGGTCTAATTTATGAGTTCGGAGCCGGCGATATTCATCCGAATATTTCCAAAGCACTGCTTTTTTACGAAGAAAGCGTTGTTAAGTCGTCTTCCGCGGACTCATGGATGGCCATCGGTCGAATAACCCTGTCCGGCCCCGAGATGGTGCGTGATTACTCAAGGGCATTTGAGTGTTTCTCTTTCCTGGCAGAGAATTCAAATTGCGCCTCAGCTTGGCTCGCACTTGGCAACATTAATTTTCAGGGTCTCGGGCGGCGGAGGAATCTGGATACTGCGGAAGCATGTTTTTTGAACGCAGTGGCTTTTGGTAATTTGCTTGGTTATCCGGGCTTGGCAAGAGTCGCACTGAGTCGCGGACGGATAGTCGAGTCGCTGAAGTATAGAATAATTGGCGCGCTAAAGGCGGTGCGTGAGCCGGATGGGAGTGACGCGCTCAAGCAATGGGCAATCTAA
- a CDS encoding RHS repeat domain-containing protein, which yields MITRENTCWVAAGITLALMLLTIAAPLGAQTVHYIHTDALGSVVAVTDVNRNIIERREYEPYGAQLTSALSDGPGHTRHVQDAATGLTYMQQRYCDPVIGRFLSVDPVAADGDSGINLGQSKFNAAASLDFEDGYREPFEPSYDQKAAFCHWDRSNSGREARDRAGRKSISP from the coding sequence ATGATTACCCGAGAAAACACTTGTTGGGTCGCCGCCGGGATAACTCTGGCGTTGATGTTGCTCACGATCGCTGCGCCGCTCGGCGCGCAAACCGTGCACTATATCCACACCGACGCTTTGGGCAGCGTGGTGGCGGTGACGGATGTCAACCGCAACATCATTGAGCGCCGCGAGTACGAACCGTACGGCGCGCAGCTGACATCGGCGCTCAGCGATGGGCCGGGGCATACCCGGCACGTGCAGGATGCCGCGACGGGACTGACGTACATGCAGCAGCGTTATTGCGATCCTGTCATTGGGAGATTCCTGAGCGTAGATCCTGTGGCTGCGGACGGCGACAGCGGTATAAACTTGGGCCAATCTAAATTTAATGCTGCCGCATCGTTGGATTTTGAAGACGGCTATCGGGAGCCGTTCGAGCCTAGTTACGATCAGAAGGCGGCCTTTTGCCACTGGGATCGAAGCAATTCAGGAAGGGAAGCAAGGGATCGCGCAGGGCGAAAGAGCATTTCGCCTTGA
- a CDS encoding aminotransferase class I/II-fold pyridoxal phosphate-dependent enzyme has protein sequence MSSNRLQTRARLSEVRYEIRGELARRARDLESQGRTLIKLNIGNPGAFGFRAPEHLQRAITEGISGTDPYTHQQGLPAAREAIAAFHRDRGTDVTADQVFIGNGVSELIDLSLRALLNPGDEVLLPSPDYPLWSASTILNDGRPVYYTCAPENAFMPDPAGIEALITPRTRAIVLINPNNPTGATYPRALLEQIVDIAARHGLLLMCDEIYDSILYDGATFQPLAPLAGDVPCLSFGGLSKVHRACGWRVGWAVLSGDPARTGDFHHAMDLLGALRLCSNVPGQLAIHAALHGADTISALCAPGGRLHAARQAVIEGVAASAHMQLVAPGGSMFAFPAVVGAAAVGFDDHAFALELLETEDVLVVPGSSFNVVYRNHFRITLLPEAAQLAEVFRRIERVLDRSAERGRAVQAEAVAEPASRVAVA, from the coding sequence ATGTCGTCAAACCGCCTGCAGACCCGTGCCCGCCTGTCCGAAGTGCGCTACGAGATCCGGGGCGAGCTCGCCCGCCGTGCGCGCGACCTGGAAAGCCAGGGCCGGACGCTGATCAAGCTCAATATCGGCAACCCCGGAGCGTTTGGATTCCGCGCGCCCGAGCACCTGCAGCGCGCGATCACCGAAGGCATTTCGGGCACAGATCCCTACACCCACCAGCAGGGCCTTCCCGCCGCGCGCGAGGCGATCGCCGCGTTCCATCGCGACCGTGGCACCGACGTGACCGCGGACCAGGTGTTCATCGGCAACGGCGTCAGCGAGCTGATCGACCTGTCGCTGCGCGCGCTGCTCAATCCCGGGGACGAGGTGCTGCTGCCGTCGCCGGACTACCCGTTGTGGTCGGCCTCGACCATCCTCAACGACGGCCGTCCGGTGTATTACACCTGCGCGCCGGAAAACGCGTTCATGCCCGATCCGGCCGGGATCGAGGCGCTGATCACCCCGCGCACCCGCGCGATCGTGCTGATCAATCCCAACAATCCGACCGGCGCGACCTACCCGCGCGCACTGCTGGAGCAGATTGTCGACATCGCCGCCCGCCATGGGCTGCTGCTGATGTGCGACGAGATCTACGACTCGATACTGTACGACGGCGCGACCTTCCAGCCGCTGGCGCCGCTGGCCGGCGACGTGCCGTGTCTGTCGTTTGGCGGGCTGTCCAAGGTCCACCGTGCCTGCGGATGGCGGGTCGGCTGGGCGGTGCTTTCCGGCGATCCTGCCCGCACCGGCGACTTCCACCACGCGATGGACCTGCTGGGTGCGCTGCGCCTGTGTTCCAACGTCCCCGGCCAGCTGGCGATCCATGCCGCGCTGCATGGGGCGGACACCATATCGGCGCTGTGCGCGCCCGGCGGTCGCCTGCACGCCGCGCGCCAGGCCGTGATCGAGGGTGTCGCCGCCAGCGCGCACATGCAACTGGTGGCGCCCGGCGGCTCGATGTTCGCGTTCCCGGCGGTCGTCGGCGCGGCGGCCGTGGGTTTCGACGACCACGCCTTCGCGCTGGAGCTGCTGGAAACCGAAGACGTGCTGGTCGTGCCCGGTTCCAGCTTCAACGTGGTGTACCGCAACCATTTCCGCATCACCCTGTTGCCGGAAGCGGCGCAGTTGGCCGAGGTGTTCCGGCGCATTGAGCGCGTGCTGGACCGGTCCGCCGAGCGCGGTCGCGCGGTGCAGGCCGAGGCGGTTGCCGAGCCTGCGTCGCGAGTCGCGGTGGCCTGA
- a CDS encoding SGNH/GDSL hydrolase family protein encodes MSARTADALRWLALGDSYTIGEGVAEDGRWPALLAGLLAADGFPVGPPRIIATTGWTTDELSTAMDLAEPLGRWELVSLLIGVNNQYRGRSVADYRGEFQALLKRAIALAGDRPDRVLVLSIPDWGVTAFATAQGRDATQIADEIDQYNAAAADLCARHGVAFVDITPLSRERGGDVAMLVDDGLHPSQAMYALWAEAAFPVVAQMLGARPDANREVVPDAETGGITPR; translated from the coding sequence ATGTCGGCGCGCACGGCCGACGCGCTCCGCTGGCTCGCCCTCGGCGACAGCTACACCATCGGTGAGGGCGTGGCGGAGGACGGGCGCTGGCCGGCGTTGCTGGCCGGGCTTCTGGCTGCTGACGGGTTCCCCGTCGGCCCGCCGCGGATCATCGCCACCACCGGCTGGACCACCGACGAGCTGTCCACCGCGATGGATCTCGCCGAGCCGCTCGGGCGCTGGGAGCTCGTCTCGCTGCTGATCGGGGTCAACAACCAGTATCGCGGACGCAGCGTCGCCGACTACCGCGGCGAGTTCCAGGCACTGCTCAAACGTGCGATCGCATTGGCCGGAGATCGCCCCGACCGGGTGCTGGTGTTGTCGATTCCGGATTGGGGCGTGACCGCCTTCGCCACCGCCCAGGGCCGCGACGCGACGCAGATCGCCGACGAGATCGACCAGTACAACGCCGCGGCGGCGGACTTGTGCGCCCGCCACGGTGTCGCCTTTGTCGATATCACGCCGCTCAGCCGGGAGCGCGGCGGCGATGTGGCCATGCTGGTCGATGACGGCCTGCATCCGTCGCAGGCGATGTACGCGCTGTGGGCCGAGGCGGCCTTCCCGGTGGTCGCGCAAATGCTGGGTGCGAGACCGGATGCAAACCGGGAAGTCGTGCCCGATGCGGAAACCGGCGGGATCACCCCGCGCTGA